The nucleotide sequence GGACCTCGTCGACGCGACGCTCCCGCACGGGCTCACCCCGCTCGTCGTGCCCCAGCTGCGCACCATCACCCTCGGCGGGGCCGTGACCGGGCTGGGCATCGAGTCGGCCTCGTGGCGCAACGGCCTGCCGCACGAGTCGGTGCTCGAGATGGACGTGCTGACCGGCAGCGGAGAGGTCCTCACCTGCGACGCCACCGACCGGCACCCCGACCTCTTCCACGGGTTCCCCAACTCCTACGGCACGCTCGGTTACGCCACCCGCCTGCGCATCGAGCTCGAGCCCGTCGGCCGCACGGTCTCGCTGCGCCACGTCCGCTTCCACGACCTCGACGCCCTCCTCGCGGCGGTCGACGAGGTGATGACGAACCGTGCGTACGACGGCGAGGACGTCGACTACGTCGACGGCGTCGTCTTCAGCGCCGCCGAGTCCTACCTCGTCCTCGGGCGGCGCAGCGACGAGCCCGGGCCGACGAGCGACTACACCGGGCAGCAGGTCTTCTACCGGTCGATCCGGCACGACCGCCCGCGCCCGACCCGCGACACCCTGAGCACCCTCGACTACCTCTGGCGCTGGGACACCGACTGGTTCTGGTGCTCGCGGGCCTTCGGCGCCCAGCACCCCGCGCTGCGGCGCGTCTGGCCCCGACGCTGGCTGCGCTCGAGCGCCTACTGGCGGCTCGTCGCCCTCGACCGCCGCCTCGACGTCGCCGACCGGCTCGAGGCCCGCCGGGGGCGGCCGGCGCGCGAGCGGGTCGTCCAGGACGTCGAGATCCCGCTCGGGCGCACCGCCGAGTTCCTGCGGTGGTTCCTGCGGGAGGTCCCCATCGAGCCGATCTGGCTGTGCCCGTTGCAGCTCCGTGACGAGCGCACCTGGACGCTGTACCCGCTGCGGCCCGGCGAGCGGTACGTCAACGTCGGCTTCTGGTCCACCGTGCCCGTCGACCCCACCCAGCCGCGCGGAGCGGCCAACCGCCGCATCGAGGACGCCGTGGACGCCCTCGGCGGCCACAAGTCGCTGTACTCCGAGGCGTTCTACGACGAGGAGACCTTCTGGCGCCACTACGGCGGCGACCACTACCCGGCGCTCAAGGAGCGCTACGACCCCGGCCACCGGCTGCCCGACCTCTACGCGAAGGCCGTGCGCGGTGCCTGACCACCTCGGAGGAGAAGCGTGAGCATCGCCCAGATCGTCGAGTCCGTCGTCGACGGACCCCTGCCCCTGCGCGTCGAGGCGTACGACGGGTCCAGCGTGGGGCCCCTCGGCGCCGACGTCCGGCTGCGCATCGAGAACCCGCGGGGGATGTCCTACCTCGCGACCGCGCCCGGGGACCTCGGCATGGCGCGGGCCTACGTCACCGGCGACCTCACGGTGCACGGCGTGCACCCGGGCGACCCGTACGACGTGCTCGCGGCCATGTCGAGCATCCGCTTCCGCCGCCCGGGGCGCGAGCAGGTCCTCGAGCTGTCGCGGATGCTCGGCGTCAAGGGCTTCACGCCGCCACCCCCGCCGCCGCAGGAGAGCCTGCCGCGGTGGCGCCGGCTGGCCGAGGGGCTGCGGCACTCGGCGGTGCGCGACGCCGACGCCGTCCACCACCACTACGACGTCTCGAACCGGTTCTACGAGATGGTCCTCGGGCCCTCGATGACCTACACCTGCGCGTGCTACCCCACGGCGGACGCGACGCTGGAGGAGGCGCAGGAGAACAAGTACCGGCTCGTCTTCGACAAGCTGCGCCTCCAGCCGGGCGACCGGCTGCTCGACCTCGGCTGCGGCTGGGGCGGGATGGTCCGCTACGCCGCCCGGCGCGGGGTCACCGTGGTCGGCGCGACGCTCTCGCGCGAGCAGGCCCTGTGGGCGCAGAAGGCGATCGCCGACGAGGGGCTGGCGGACCTCGCCGAGGTCCGGCACTGCGACTACCGCGACGTGCGCGACACGGGCTTCGACGCGGTGTCCTCGATCGGCCTGACCGAGCACATCGGCGTGCGCAACTACCCGACCTACTTCGGGTTCGTCCGCGACCGGCTGCGCACCGGGGGTCGGCTGCTCAACCACTGCATCACCCGTCCGCACAACCGGCGCACCGAGACCGGCGCGTTCATCGACCGGTACGTCTTCCCCGACGGCGAGCTGACCGGCTCCGGCCGGATCGTCAGCGAGGTGCAGGACGCCGGGCTCGAGGTGCTCCACGAGGAGAACCTGCGCGAGCACTACGCCCTGACGCTGGCCGGCTGGTGCGCCAACCTCGTGGAGCACTGGGACGAGGCGGTCGCCGAGGTGGGGGAGGGCACGGCCCGGGTGTGGGGCCTCTACATGGCCGGGTCGCGGCTCGGGTTCGAGCGCAACGAGATCCAGCTGCACCACGTGCTCGCCGTCAAGACCGACGCCGAGGGACGGCACGACCTGCCGCTGCGCCCGTGGTGGTCGGCCTGAGAGCGGTCAGACGCGGGGACGCAGCCCGTCCCACACGAGGTCGGTGAGGTCGTCCGACAGCTCGTCGGCGGTGCGACCGGCCGAGGCCGCTCCGTCGGCGAGCCACGCGTCGGCGGTCGCCCGGACCATCCCGACGAGCGCCACGCCCCACAGGTGCCCGGCGCCGACGATGCCCGCGACGTGGTCGGCGATCCGGCCGGTCATCCCCGCGGCGACGTCACCGGTGGGCCGCTCGCCCGCCGGCAGGATCGGCGCGTTGACGATGAACCGGTAGACCTCGGGGTCGTCCTCGACGAGGTGGAGGTAGGCGCCGATGACGGCGCGGACGACGTCGCGGGTGGGCGCCACGTTGCCCGCGTCGCCGGCGGCGCGGGTGATGCCGCGGATGATCGTGCCGTCGACCCGGTCCGCGACCGCGGCGTAGAGGCCGGCGCGGTCGGTGAAGTGGCGGTAGACGACGGTCTTGGAGGTCCCGGCCTCGGCCGCGATCTCGTCCATCCCCACCTGGGCCCCGTGGCGACGCACGGCGCGCACGGTCGCCTCGACCAGCTCGCGTCGCCGGGCGAGCCGGTGCTCGTCCCAGCGGGCGCTGCGGCCGTCGGGGGGTGCGGTCGAGGTCACGGGACCCGACGGTAGCAGGGACCGGCGGTACCTGTTACCTTCGGTACCGGATACAGCGACGGGGCCCCCGTCGCCCGGCACACCCAGGAGCCACCCGGTGACCACCACCCGCCGCGCCGCCGTCCTCGGCGGCAACCGCATCCCGTTCGCCCGCCAGTTCGGCCCCTACGCGGAGGCCTCGAACCAGGACATGCTCACCGCCGCGCTCGAGGGCCTGGTCGCCCGCCACGGGCTCGCGGGGGAGCGCGTCGGGGAGGTCGTCGCCGGCGCCGTCATCAAGCACAGCCGCGACTTCAACCTCACCCGCGAGGCCCTGCTCGGTTCGAGCCTGGCGCCCGCGACCCCCGCGTACGACATCCAGCAGGCCTGCGGCACCGGCCTCGAGGCCACCATCCTCGTCGCGAACAAGATCGCGCTCGGGCAGGCCGACTCGGGTATCGCGGGTGGTGTCGACTCGGCGTCCGACGCCCCGGTCGT is from Arthrobacter sp. NEB 688 and encodes:
- a CDS encoding FAD-binding oxidoreductase; translation: MSTVAVTAHDAGVERLLASHRAIPAGAPVRLAKRTSNLFRGRTPTGVPGLDTSGLGGVVSVDPDAGTADVQGMCTYEDLVDATLPHGLTPLVVPQLRTITLGGAVTGLGIESASWRNGLPHESVLEMDVLTGSGEVLTCDATDRHPDLFHGFPNSYGTLGYATRLRIELEPVGRTVSLRHVRFHDLDALLAAVDEVMTNRAYDGEDVDYVDGVVFSAAESYLVLGRRSDEPGPTSDYTGQQVFYRSIRHDRPRPTRDTLSTLDYLWRWDTDWFWCSRAFGAQHPALRRVWPRRWLRSSAYWRLVALDRRLDVADRLEARRGRPARERVVQDVEIPLGRTAEFLRWFLREVPIEPIWLCPLQLRDERTWTLYPLRPGERYVNVGFWSTVPVDPTQPRGAANRRIEDAVDALGGHKSLYSEAFYDEETFWRHYGGDHYPALKERYDPGHRLPDLYAKAVRGA
- a CDS encoding class I SAM-dependent methyltransferase gives rise to the protein MSIAQIVESVVDGPLPLRVEAYDGSSVGPLGADVRLRIENPRGMSYLATAPGDLGMARAYVTGDLTVHGVHPGDPYDVLAAMSSIRFRRPGREQVLELSRMLGVKGFTPPPPPPQESLPRWRRLAEGLRHSAVRDADAVHHHYDVSNRFYEMVLGPSMTYTCACYPTADATLEEAQENKYRLVFDKLRLQPGDRLLDLGCGWGGMVRYAARRGVTVVGATLSREQALWAQKAIADEGLADLAEVRHCDYRDVRDTGFDAVSSIGLTEHIGVRNYPTYFGFVRDRLRTGGRLLNHCITRPHNRRTETGAFIDRYVFPDGELTGSGRIVSEVQDAGLEVLHEENLREHYALTLAGWCANLVEHWDEAVAEVGEGTARVWGLYMAGSRLGFERNEIQLHHVLAVKTDAEGRHDLPLRPWWSA
- a CDS encoding TetR/AcrR family transcriptional regulator, giving the protein MTSTAPPDGRSARWDEHRLARRRELVEATVRAVRRHGAQVGMDEIAAEAGTSKTVVYRHFTDRAGLYAAVADRVDGTIIRGITRAAGDAGNVAPTRDVVRAVIGAYLHLVEDDPEVYRFIVNAPILPAGERPTGDVAAGMTGRIADHVAGIVGAGHLWGVALVGMVRATADAWLADGAASAGRTADELSDDLTDLVWDGLRPRV